A single genomic interval of Chryseobacterium paludis harbors:
- a CDS encoding RNA polymerase sigma factor yields MEYFKKIYLDYKHQVYFFVKKFISNIEDVEDVVQEIFVHLWKHSSSLKNPQTLESIIFKTAQQEVSNFYRKNKMLFSFSDESFIIDEADSEKTNTEFKEEQLRKIQNLLEELPERSKTFFYKNKLEKISYSQIAKENNLSKTAVEKQVNKVVRYIKANLNLF; encoded by the coding sequence ATGGAGTATTTTAAAAAAATATATTTAGATTACAAACATCAGGTATACTTTTTTGTCAAAAAGTTTATTTCAAATATTGAAGATGTGGAAGACGTTGTGCAGGAGATTTTTGTACATCTCTGGAAACATTCTTCATCTCTTAAAAATCCACAGACTTTAGAATCCATTATCTTCAAAACAGCCCAACAGGAAGTTTCTAATTTTTATAGAAAAAATAAAATGCTTTTCTCTTTTTCCGATGAAAGTTTTATAATAGATGAAGCCGATTCAGAAAAAACGAATACTGAATTTAAAGAAGAACAATTACGAAAAATACAAAACCTTCTCGAAGAACTTCCTGAAAGAAGTAAAACTTTTTTTTATAAAAACAAATTAGAAAAAATAAGTTATTCTCAGATCGCAAAAGAAAATAATCTCTCCAAAACAGCTGTAGAAAAACAAGTCAATAAAGTCGTCCGATACATAAAGGCGAACTTAAATCTATTTTAA
- a CDS encoding FecR family protein gives MKDSQKHFEKIWKTVSEEKQEMDSTTDSRIWKGIDRRIKQNNKRKYYWAAAAAILVPLFGILLFYKDFAPKETKNDLSAIVLQTNEFSKTFRLSDHSVITLEPYSKLSINKDFGKKYRNVKFQGKGFFSIEKDKSRPFIVDAGGFSVEVLGTKFSVDQKSEEKKVKLIEGKVKIKHNGKLIYLLPNENWSTSSTKIDLHYYAMSMVRPFTFENTTFEDAIIEIENTYGVNITYPKNIAKNQVSGSFSGNLKEILSIINYPFNLKTVFKNENEITLY, from the coding sequence ATGAAAGATTCTCAAAAACATTTTGAAAAAATTTGGAAAACAGTCTCCGAAGAAAAACAGGAAATGGATTCTACAACCGATTCCAGAATCTGGAAAGGAATAGACAGGAGAATTAAGCAAAATAATAAGCGAAAATATTACTGGGCGGCTGCGGCAGCTATTTTGGTTCCTTTATTCGGAATACTGCTTTTTTATAAAGATTTTGCACCAAAAGAAACAAAAAATGACTTGTCAGCAATCGTATTACAAACCAATGAATTTTCTAAAACTTTCAGACTATCAGATCATAGTGTTATAACCTTAGAGCCTTACAGTAAATTATCTATAAATAAAGATTTTGGCAAAAAATATAGAAATGTAAAATTTCAGGGGAAAGGTTTTTTCTCGATTGAAAAAGATAAATCAAGACCTTTCATAGTAGATGCAGGTGGCTTCAGTGTTGAAGTTTTGGGAACAAAATTTTCAGTTGATCAGAAGTCGGAAGAAAAAAAGGTAAAACTGATTGAAGGGAAAGTAAAAATAAAACACAATGGCAAACTAATATATCTTTTACCTAATGAAAACTGGAGTACTTCTTCTACAAAAATAGATCTTCATTATTATGCAATGAGTATGGTAAGGCCTTTCACTTTTGAAAACACAACTTTCGAGGATGCCATAATTGAAATAGAAAATACGTATGGAGTCAACATTACGTATCCAAAAAACATTGCTAAAAACCAAGTATCAGGTTCATTCTCAGGAAATCTGAAAGAAATTCTTTCCATTATAAATTATCCCTTTAACCTAAAAACTGTTTTTAAAAATGAAAATGAAATAACTCTGTATTAA
- a CDS encoding SusC/RagA family TonB-linked outer membrane protein — protein MKKTAISIALLVAMGLPVLNYAQTQANMPITNNQKQVLLVKILKKLEKSTHTKFFYSASDFKNIWVDESKINYSSLQQSLGYLKKNVPLDYQIQNNTVILRKLTSNNSFTENEIKPKNDTVNQQEKKIEEVVVVGYGTQKKSIITGSVSVVKGSSANGQPILSAGNALQGLAPGVTVTTQTGAPGGDAGNIRIRGINSFGGSDSNPLVIIDGVAGNINDVDVNMIESISVLKDAASAAIYGSRAAGGVILVTTKRAKGNKLSAQYRVYTGWQMATAIPKVTDGLTYMKVFNDASMNDNGTKIYSDEAISAFTEAYNKNPSNYDWQKAILQGSGFLQDHYFSLSAKSGIISVSPSFGYSKQEGIIKNTDFTRFTFRNNMDITPNDQWNIRLDMSVVNKDRKQIADEGTIWNYLGRMPTNIPIYYGNNYSDGWVKINPVGFIENGGNRTQNDLEFIGNMNISYKPTDWLTLKGLVAPRYHTTNIHLFRKSVPTYYEDGTEAGSANTFTELTESGRRQFYGTYQFQADAKKEFGKHSFELLAGTSRETYNEKILSGYRRDFLYDNYEQLDAGADNETKDNGGSEYEWLLVSAFGRLNYNYDQKYLFEANVRYDGTSRFIGKNRWAVFPSFSAGWVVSRESFFESLRGTISQLKLRGSWGKLGNQNISSSYYPFSEPLSLGSTSMNGQVYQTIQQLIMSNPNLKWEETTMSGVGVDLSLWKKLDLSFDIYDKKTDGILLRLNTSQLTGLQAPVQNAATVSNKGWEIGAQYNEKWGDFKMNIGFNLSDVNNKIVDMKGQSSGTLLRQQVGSSVNSIYGFIADGLYQSQAEIDAGPTQFGTLKPGDIRYKDIAGAFDANGNPIGDGKITDADRTIIGSTIPRYTYGFNMDLSYKGFRLSALIQGVGKVDGYLDSHYVIPAVNSSAVKPWQLDYWTPENTDAQFPRVSLTSTNNTQNSTKWMKSAAYMRLKNVQVGYELPKSFIDKTFLQSVYIYLNGQNLFTFTKFYEGYDPEINYNLGSSDGVALGGGNYYPQVKTFSFGIDVKF, from the coding sequence ATGAAAAAAACTGCAATTTCTATTGCTTTACTCGTAGCTATGGGACTGCCTGTGCTAAATTATGCACAAACCCAAGCTAACATGCCTATCACCAACAATCAAAAACAGGTACTATTAGTCAAAATACTTAAAAAATTAGAGAAATCTACCCATACTAAGTTCTTTTATTCTGCTTCAGATTTTAAAAATATTTGGGTAGATGAAAGCAAAATCAACTATTCATCATTACAGCAAAGTTTAGGATACCTGAAAAAGAATGTTCCTTTGGATTATCAAATTCAGAACAACACGGTCATCCTTAGAAAATTAACTTCTAATAATTCTTTTACTGAAAATGAAATAAAACCCAAAAACGATACTGTAAACCAACAGGAGAAAAAAATAGAAGAAGTAGTGGTGGTTGGATATGGTACACAAAAGAAATCCATTATAACAGGATCCGTATCTGTTGTGAAAGGTTCATCAGCAAACGGACAACCAATACTTTCGGCTGGAAATGCTTTACAGGGTCTTGCACCCGGTGTTACGGTGACCACACAAACTGGGGCACCTGGCGGTGATGCCGGGAATATCAGAATCAGAGGGATCAACAGTTTTGGAGGCTCCGACAGCAATCCACTTGTTATTATTGACGGTGTTGCAGGAAACATCAATGATGTTGATGTCAATATGATTGAGTCTATTTCCGTCCTTAAAGATGCTGCTTCTGCTGCAATATATGGTTCCAGAGCAGCTGGTGGGGTTATTCTTGTAACCACAAAACGAGCTAAGGGGAATAAATTATCTGCCCAATATAGAGTGTATACAGGCTGGCAAATGGCAACGGCAATACCAAAAGTTACTGATGGTCTTACCTACATGAAAGTATTTAATGATGCCAGTATGAATGACAATGGCACAAAGATCTACAGTGATGAGGCTATAAGTGCTTTTACAGAAGCATACAACAAAAATCCCAGCAACTATGACTGGCAAAAAGCGATCCTTCAGGGAAGTGGATTCTTGCAGGACCATTATTTTTCGTTATCCGCAAAATCCGGAATTATCAGTGTATCACCATCGTTCGGGTATTCAAAACAGGAAGGTATTATTAAAAATACCGACTTTACGAGATTTACTTTCCGTAATAATATGGATATTACCCCTAACGACCAATGGAATATCAGACTGGATATGTCAGTGGTAAACAAAGACAGAAAACAGATTGCTGATGAAGGCACCATCTGGAATTATCTTGGAAGAATGCCTACAAATATTCCAATTTATTATGGCAATAACTATTCTGACGGATGGGTAAAAATCAATCCGGTTGGTTTTATCGAAAATGGTGGAAATCGCACCCAAAACGACTTAGAGTTTATAGGAAATATGAATATTTCTTACAAACCTACCGATTGGCTGACCTTAAAAGGTCTTGTTGCTCCACGATATCATACTACCAATATCCATCTTTTCAGAAAAAGTGTACCCACCTATTATGAAGACGGAACTGAAGCGGGTTCTGCCAACACTTTTACAGAGCTTACAGAATCTGGAAGACGTCAGTTTTATGGAACATATCAATTCCAGGCCGATGCAAAAAAAGAATTTGGTAAGCATAGTTTTGAGCTTCTTGCCGGAACTTCAAGAGAAACTTATAATGAAAAAATACTATCCGGATACAGAAGGGACTTTCTATATGATAATTACGAACAGCTGGATGCTGGTGCAGATAATGAAACCAAGGATAATGGAGGTTCGGAATACGAATGGCTATTGGTTTCTGCTTTTGGTAGATTAAATTATAATTACGATCAAAAATATTTATTTGAAGCTAACGTAAGATACGATGGTACTTCAAGGTTTATTGGTAAAAACCGTTGGGCAGTCTTTCCATCATTTTCTGCCGGTTGGGTGGTTTCGAGAGAAAGCTTTTTCGAAAGCTTAAGAGGAACAATCAGCCAATTAAAACTGAGAGGATCCTGGGGTAAATTAGGAAATCAGAATATCAGTTCTTCTTACTATCCGTTTTCAGAACCATTATCATTGGGAAGTACTTCTATGAACGGACAAGTATATCAGACCATACAGCAATTAATTATGTCCAATCCCAATTTGAAGTGGGAAGAAACAACCATGTCAGGTGTTGGTGTTGATTTATCCTTATGGAAAAAATTAGACCTTTCTTTTGATATTTATGATAAAAAAACTGATGGTATTCTTTTAAGATTAAACACATCTCAGCTTACAGGTTTACAGGCCCCCGTTCAAAACGCGGCAACAGTAAGCAACAAAGGTTGGGAAATAGGTGCACAGTATAATGAAAAATGGGGTGATTTTAAAATGAATATCGGCTTTAATCTTTCTGACGTCAATAATAAAATTGTTGATATGAAAGGCCAGTCTTCCGGAACACTTCTTCGCCAGCAGGTTGGTTCTTCCGTGAACTCCATTTATGGCTTTATCGCTGATGGCTTATACCAAAGTCAGGCAGAAATTGATGCCGGTCCAACACAATTTGGAACTTTAAAACCGGGAGATATCCGATACAAGGATATTGCCGGAGCTTTTGATGCTAATGGTAACCCAATCGGTGACGGAAAAATTACTGATGCTGACAGAACCATTATCGGAAGTACAATTCCCCGATATACATACGGTTTTAATATGGATCTTTCTTATAAAGGCTTCAGGTTATCAGCACTAATACAGGGTGTTGGAAAAGTTGACGGGTATTTGGATTCACACTACGTAATTCCTGCCGTAAACTCAAGTGCTGTGAAACCTTGGCAACTCGATTATTGGACCCCGGAAAATACCGATGCTCAATTTCCCCGTGTTTCCCTAACCTCAACAAACAATACACAAAACTCGACAAAGTGGATGAAAAGCGCCGCTTATATGCGTCTTAAAAATGTACAGGTCGGATATGAATTACCTAAATCTTTTATAGACAAAACATTCCTGCAGAGTGTTTATATCTACCTCAATGGACAAAACCTCTTCACTTTCACAAAATTCTATGAGGGCTATGACCCGGAAATCAATTACAATCTGGGTAGTTCTGACGGTGTTGCTTTGGGAGGCGGAAACTATTATCCACAGGTAAAAACATTCTCATTCGGTATCGATGTTAAATTTTAA
- a CDS encoding RagB/SusD family nutrient uptake outer membrane protein yields MKNFLKIFLLAIITSCTSADMDLEPLNGPTSGTFPASYEEGKMGLFAAYRNLSTLDAASTPMWHVMDNITDIGYARPGTNYTSPITSSLTTTNALAIKPWEVHYQTIARCHAVLDKLDGISGLTEGQKAELGSELRFIRAYCYSQLIELYGDVPLIKAAVTLENANVPRTPVTEIQQFIINELGAVAPQLPISQSQFGNVRASRIAALMLKARVELYSKQYAAAAITSKQALDLGAGVYSLTPFNSSVNYAGKDHTVGEPDPSNIFGHSGFANSKEWIWVAEYNMNVPGYLHNQQYYAASRLGKGVCYWGPTQNLIDSYEMTDGLSIIESPLYDEANPFKNRDPRLDMYTARPHSRYLGYQFEPNTSFAKVNNYWSVGAPTQVTNADATNAYRSFSGYLWRKVVDIADFNSTSVSGNSDLNVGIFRLPELMLIYAEAKIESNELDNSVYDVINQIRARAKMPALNTGMSQAQLRKALRYERKVELANDGLRWYDIRRWNIANNVMNGYLYLNRNANNWTKSVVTGFDESANPIYNHSQASVYFSTQEVVYRINKDEYWPIPQSEMDANPSLKQNPGY; encoded by the coding sequence ATGAAAAACTTTTTAAAAATATTTTTATTAGCCATAATCACCTCGTGCACAAGCGCCGATATGGATTTAGAACCGCTTAACGGACCAACATCCGGGACTTTTCCCGCATCTTATGAAGAAGGAAAAATGGGTCTTTTTGCAGCTTATAGAAACTTAAGTACCTTGGATGCTGCCAGTACTCCGATGTGGCACGTAATGGATAATATTACAGACATTGGGTATGCAAGACCTGGAACCAATTATACATCGCCTATCACAAGTTCTCTTACTACAACCAACGCATTGGCTATAAAACCATGGGAAGTTCATTATCAGACCATTGCAAGATGTCATGCTGTACTCGATAAATTGGATGGAATTTCAGGACTTACCGAAGGGCAAAAGGCGGAGCTTGGTTCGGAATTGAGATTTATTCGTGCTTATTGCTATTCTCAGCTTATTGAGCTTTACGGAGATGTTCCATTAATAAAAGCAGCTGTTACGCTTGAAAATGCTAATGTTCCCAGAACACCTGTTACTGAAATTCAACAATTTATTATTAACGAACTTGGAGCGGTTGCACCACAACTTCCGATATCACAGTCGCAGTTCGGAAATGTGCGCGCATCCCGTATAGCCGCCTTAATGTTAAAAGCCAGGGTTGAACTTTATTCTAAACAATACGCGGCAGCGGCGATCACTTCAAAACAGGCCTTAGACTTAGGAGCAGGTGTTTATAGTTTAACACCATTCAATTCTTCTGTGAATTATGCCGGTAAAGATCATACCGTAGGAGAGCCGGATCCCAGCAATATATTTGGGCATAGTGGCTTTGCTAATAGTAAAGAATGGATTTGGGTGGCAGAATACAATATGAATGTACCAGGATACCTGCATAATCAGCAATATTATGCAGCATCCCGTTTGGGTAAAGGAGTTTGCTACTGGGGACCTACTCAAAACCTTATAGATTCTTATGAAATGACAGATGGTCTCTCAATAATTGAGTCTCCGCTGTATGATGAAGCGAACCCGTTTAAAAACAGGGATCCGCGTCTTGATATGTATACCGCACGACCACACTCAAGATATCTCGGATACCAATTTGAACCGAATACCTCTTTCGCAAAAGTAAACAACTACTGGTCAGTTGGCGCACCAACACAGGTTACCAATGCCGACGCTACGAATGCGTATCGATCTTTCAGTGGCTATCTATGGAGAAAAGTGGTTGATATTGCTGACTTTAATTCGACCTCTGTAAGTGGAAATTCAGATTTAAATGTTGGAATTTTCAGGTTACCGGAATTAATGTTGATTTATGCAGAAGCAAAAATTGAGTCGAATGAGTTGGATAATTCCGTTTATGACGTGATTAACCAAATCAGAGCCCGCGCAAAAATGCCCGCTTTAAATACCGGAATGTCACAAGCTCAATTGAGAAAAGCACTCCGATATGAACGAAAAGTAGAATTAGCAAATGACGGATTAAGATGGTATGACATCAGACGTTGGAATATCGCCAATAATGTGATGAACGGCTATTTATACCTAAACCGTAATGCAAACAACTGGACAAAATCAGTAGTAACAGGCTTTGATGAAAGTGCAAATCCTATTTATAATCATTCACAAGCTTCAGTATATTTTTCAACACAGGAAGTGGTTTACAGAATAAATAAAGATGAGTACTGGCCGATACCACAATCGGAAATGGATGCAAATCCCTCGCTAAAACAAAATCCTGGATATTAA
- a CDS encoding metallophosphoesterase: protein MKKNISLFLLLLSAVLFAQEKFQAPKLDNEKSWSIILIPDTQNYVKWNKNQPILDLMVRWIEDNISPLNIKMVCQVGDLVEHNNILNQGYDGDQSADDQWKSVQSILGRLNGKVPYVAATGNHDFSINDEGRRFSRYNEFFPSNFNRLNQKYLAQNFFNDAGAPSMENSVLELKGLNGVDYLFLSLEFAPRNKTLEWAKKVLDMPQYKNHKSILITHAFLNEKDKRTDKDNSWFMYEPFLINNVPQKSKTIVLPESNNGEQIWQKLIQPSQNLELVLSGHISGEGFRVDSNSYGKNVNQMLFDMQSEGGGHRDGNGGDGWLRIIEFYPDNKTVKVKTYSPLFSISPVTQKNAYKKDPRNEFVFKLSE, encoded by the coding sequence ATGAAAAAGAATATATCGCTATTTCTGTTACTGCTATCTGCAGTACTTTTTGCTCAAGAAAAATTTCAAGCTCCAAAATTAGACAATGAAAAATCATGGAGTATCATTCTGATCCCAGATACGCAAAACTATGTGAAATGGAATAAAAATCAGCCTATTTTAGATCTGATGGTAAGATGGATTGAGGACAATATCTCTCCACTTAATATTAAAATGGTTTGCCAGGTTGGGGATTTGGTGGAACATAATAATATTCTTAATCAGGGATATGATGGAGACCAAAGTGCGGATGACCAATGGAAATCCGTGCAGTCAATCCTGGGAAGGCTCAATGGAAAAGTACCGTACGTAGCTGCAACAGGAAACCATGACTTTAGTATTAATGATGAGGGCCGAAGATTTTCCCGCTATAATGAGTTTTTTCCTTCTAATTTTAATCGTTTAAATCAAAAATATCTGGCACAAAACTTTTTTAATGACGCTGGTGCTCCAAGCATGGAAAACTCTGTTTTGGAACTTAAGGGATTAAATGGTGTCGATTATTTATTTCTTAGCCTTGAATTTGCGCCGAGAAATAAAACGTTGGAATGGGCTAAAAAAGTGTTGGATATGCCTCAATACAAAAATCATAAATCAATTTTAATAACCCATGCTTTCCTGAATGAGAAAGATAAAAGAACAGATAAAGATAATTCATGGTTCATGTATGAACCTTTTTTAATAAACAATGTCCCTCAAAAATCCAAGACCATCGTTCTTCCAGAGTCTAATAACGGCGAACAGATATGGCAAAAACTCATACAGCCGTCGCAAAACCTTGAGCTCGTGCTAAGTGGTCATATCTCCGGTGAGGGCTTCCGTGTAGATTCCAATAGTTACGGGAAAAACGTGAATCAGATGCTTTTTGATATGCAAAGTGAAGGCGGTGGCCATCGTGATGGTAACGGAGGTGATGGCTGGCTCAGAATTATTGAGTTCTATCCTGATAATAAAACCGTAAAAGTAAAAACCTATTCCCCTCTTTTTAGTATTTCACCGGTTACTCAAAAAAATGCCTATAAAAAAGACCCGAGAAATGAGTTTGTTTTTAAACTTTCAGAATAA
- the mnmE gene encoding tRNA uridine-5-carboxymethylaminomethyl(34) synthesis GTPase MnmE, giving the protein MNNDTICALATANGVGALGIIRVSGNDALSVVQKSFPGKNLEKQKSHTIHYGYFMDGNEAIDEVMLSIFLAPKSFTTENSVEIAFHGSPHIGKRILETLTKNGARMAKAGEFTLRAFINGRIDLSQAEAIADVIASENEASRKVAINQLKGGITNEISILRTDLLNFVSLIELELDFAEEDVEFADRSALNQLLNKIELKLNSLIESFQYGNAIKNGTAVAIIGKPNAGKSTLLNALLKEERAIVSSIAGTTRDTIEEVLHIKGHAFRLIDTAGLRETIDEIEAIGVKKAKEKVENANILVYLADAATEDFSEDIEMIRSLVRDDLKLIICATKIDEVIPTKYENVENIFRNEITHEFDFITISAVENQNIQDLKNELSSYVEQLQSQESNVVITNQRHFESLHKSLSAVHKVNEAITFRISTELLAYELRNALEHLGEISGEVTNDEVLGNIFSKFCIGK; this is encoded by the coding sequence ATGAATAATGATACCATTTGTGCACTGGCTACGGCCAATGGAGTAGGAGCTTTAGGCATTATCAGAGTTTCGGGTAACGATGCTTTATCCGTGGTTCAGAAATCTTTTCCAGGAAAAAATCTTGAGAAGCAAAAATCCCATACCATTCATTATGGGTATTTTATGGATGGTAATGAGGCTATTGATGAGGTGATGCTATCTATTTTCTTAGCTCCTAAAAGTTTTACGACTGAAAACTCTGTGGAAATTGCTTTCCATGGATCTCCGCATATTGGAAAACGTATTCTTGAAACCCTGACTAAAAACGGAGCGAGAATGGCAAAAGCAGGAGAATTTACCCTTCGTGCTTTTATCAATGGAAGAATAGATCTTTCACAGGCTGAAGCAATTGCCGATGTAATAGCTTCTGAAAATGAAGCTTCCCGAAAAGTCGCCATCAATCAGCTGAAAGGTGGAATTACGAATGAAATATCAATTCTGAGAACTGATCTGTTAAACTTCGTTTCATTGATCGAACTTGAACTGGATTTTGCTGAAGAAGATGTAGAATTTGCAGACCGGTCAGCTTTGAATCAGTTATTGAACAAAATAGAATTAAAATTAAATTCTCTCATCGAAAGTTTCCAATATGGAAATGCCATTAAAAATGGAACTGCTGTGGCGATCATCGGCAAACCGAACGCTGGAAAATCAACTTTGCTGAATGCTTTACTAAAAGAAGAAAGAGCAATTGTAAGCAGTATAGCTGGAACGACGAGAGATACGATCGAAGAAGTTTTACATATAAAAGGTCACGCATTTCGTTTAATAGATACCGCAGGACTTCGCGAAACGATAGATGAAATTGAAGCAATTGGTGTCAAAAAAGCAAAAGAGAAAGTAGAAAACGCTAATATCCTGGTATATTTAGCAGATGCTGCCACAGAAGACTTTTCAGAAGATATTGAAATGATCCGGTCTTTAGTGAGGGATGATTTAAAACTCATCATTTGTGCAACCAAAATTGATGAGGTGATTCCAACAAAATATGAAAACGTTGAGAATATTTTCAGAAATGAAATCACCCACGAATTTGATTTTATCACCATCTCTGCAGTTGAAAATCAAAATATCCAGGATCTTAAAAATGAATTGTCTTCTTATGTAGAACAGTTACAGTCTCAGGAAAGCAATGTGGTTATCACCAATCAACGTCACTTTGAATCATTACACAAATCCTTAAGTGCTGTACACAAAGTAAACGAAGCGATCACTTTCCGGATCTCTACGGAATTATTGGCCTATGAACTTCGTAATGCGCTGGAACATCTTGGGGAGATCTCCGGAGAAGTTACGAATGATGAGGTGCTAGGGAATATTTTCTCTAAGTTTTGTATCGGAAAGTAG
- a CDS encoding DUF4421 family protein has translation MGLRKLLIGLIVLLSGSCIRAQQIDTLYIQPYSQKYRISGYLSTSSLEVDDTDRHYTPNYPLNTGIGFAIKNTIVGVQLGYGFIPLTDKKKYGKTKTRDFQIHHYGRKMIFDIFFQDYRGFYVEEDKDQNPQMFRNMSVKQIGMEATYLFNGKRFSSKAAFDLDEIQLHSAGSWLVGSGGYYYQLKGMERSNSDGTYELENFQLGVNGGYAYSWVVSDRWMMTGTIQAGANFGNAPKLLKKGKVEVYPTAFARIAGNYHKNNWGISLAIIINNKMVYPVKREELSLTAITMQLSYVKHLDDLFKSKRK, from the coding sequence ATGGGTCTAAGGAAACTTTTAATCGGCTTAATCGTACTATTATCCGGTTCATGCATTCGTGCTCAGCAAATAGATACCCTGTATATTCAGCCCTATTCTCAGAAATACAGAATATCAGGATACCTTTCTACCAGTTCCTTAGAAGTGGACGATACAGATCGGCATTATACACCAAATTATCCGTTAAATACCGGTATAGGTTTCGCGATCAAAAATACCATTGTAGGCGTACAGTTGGGTTATGGTTTTATTCCCTTAACCGATAAAAAGAAATACGGAAAAACGAAAACCCGGGATTTTCAGATCCATCACTATGGCAGAAAAATGATATTTGATATATTTTTTCAGGACTATAGGGGTTTTTATGTTGAAGAAGATAAAGATCAAAATCCGCAAATGTTCCGGAATATGTCCGTCAAACAGATTGGTATGGAAGCTACTTATCTGTTCAATGGAAAACGTTTTTCATCTAAAGCAGCTTTTGATCTTGATGAAATACAATTGCACTCAGCGGGAAGCTGGCTTGTAGGATCTGGGGGATATTATTATCAACTAAAAGGAATGGAAAGAAGTAATTCTGATGGAACATACGAATTAGAAAATTTCCAGTTGGGGGTAAATGGAGGATATGCTTATTCCTGGGTGGTGAGTGATCGTTGGATGATGACAGGAACCATTCAGGCTGGTGCTAATTTTGGAAATGCTCCGAAATTATTGAAAAAAGGAAAAGTTGAAGTTTATCCGACAGCTTTTGCCCGGATTGCCGGAAATTATCATAAAAATAACTGGGGGATTTCGTTGGCAATCATCATCAACAATAAGATGGTATATCCTGTAAAGAGAGAAGAACTTAGTCTGACTGCGATTACCATGCAGCTTTCTTACGTCAAACATCTGGATGATCTTTTTAAGTCTAAAAGAAAATAG
- a CDS encoding NAD(P)H-dependent oxidoreductase, whose product MKKIAIINGHPNKDSFGFALAEAYKKGADKSEAEVREIVISDLQFNPNLKFGYQKRIELEADLLKAWETIQWADHLVWVHPVWWGGLPAITKGFIDRLFLPGMAFKYRENSVWWDKLLKGKTAHIITTLDQPGWYYRLFYGRPSVNQLKKSTLEFCGVKPVKVTYVGIIKTSDEKQRLEWLNKIQMLGQKRK is encoded by the coding sequence ATGAAGAAAATAGCAATCATTAACGGACATCCCAATAAAGATTCCTTCGGTTTCGCTCTTGCTGAAGCCTATAAAAAAGGAGCTGACAAATCAGAAGCTGAAGTTAGGGAAATTGTTATATCAGATCTACAATTCAACCCCAATCTGAAATTCGGGTATCAGAAAAGAATAGAACTTGAAGCTGATTTACTTAAAGCCTGGGAAACAATACAATGGGCGGATCACCTGGTTTGGGTTCATCCTGTTTGGTGGGGTGGTCTTCCAGCTATTACTAAAGGTTTTATAGATCGGCTTTTTCTACCAGGTATGGCTTTTAAATACCGTGAGAATTCTGTTTGGTGGGATAAACTTTTAAAAGGGAAAACTGCACATATTATAACGACTTTAGATCAGCCGGGATGGTATTACCGGTTGTTCTATGGCCGGCCCAGCGTTAATCAGCTTAAGAAATCAACTTTGGAATTTTGCGGAGTAAAGCCAGTGAAAGTTACTTATGTTGGAATCATTAAAACTTCTGATGAAAAACAACGTCTTGAATGGCTCAATAAAATACAGATGTTAGGACAGAAAAGGAAATAA